Proteins from a single region of Kogia breviceps isolate mKogBre1 chromosome 5, mKogBre1 haplotype 1, whole genome shotgun sequence:
- the HTR1F gene encoding 5-hydroxytryptamine receptor 1F has translation MDFLNSSDQNLTSEELFDRMPSKILVSFILSGLALMTTTINSLVIAAIIVTRKLHHPANYLICSLAVTDFLVAVLVMPFSIVYIVRESWIMGQVVCDIWLSVDITCCTCSILHLSAIALDRYRAITDAVEYARKRTPKHAGIMITIVWIISVFISMPPLFWRHQGTSREDECIIKHDNIVSTIYSTFGAFYIPLTLILILYYKIYKAAKTLHHKRQASRIAKEELNGHLLGSGEKSIGLVSTPYMLEKSLSDPSMDFDKIHSTVKSPRSEFKHERSWRRQKISGTRERKAATTLGLILGAFVICWLPFFVKELVVNVCEKCKISEEMSNFLTWLGYLNSLINPLIYTIFNEDFKKAFQKLVRCRC, from the coding sequence atggaTTTCTTAAACTCATCTGATCAAAACTTGACCTCGGAAGAACTGTTCGACAGAATGCCATCCAAAATTCTGGTGTCCTTCATTCTCTCTGGGCTGGCACTGATGACGACGACCATTAACTCACTTGTGATTGCTGCAATTATTGTGACCCGAAAGCTACACCACCCAGCCAACTACTTAATTTGCTCCCTTGCAGTCACAGATTTTCTTGTAGCTGTCCTGGTGATGCCTTTCAGCATTGTGTATATTGTGAGAGAGAGCTGGATTATGGGGCAAGTGGTCTGTGACATTTGGCTGAGCGTTGACATCACGTGCTGCACTTGCTCCATCTTGCATCTCTCTGCTATAGCTTTGGATCGGTACCGGGCAATCACAGATGCTGTTGAGTATGCCAGGAAAAGGACTCCCAAGCATGCTGGCATTATGATTACCATAGTTTGGattatatctgtttttatctCTATGCCTCCTCTATTCTGGAGGCACCAAGGAACTAGCCGAGAGGATGAGTGCATCATCAAACACGACAACATTGTTTCCACCATTTACTCAACATTTGGAGCTTTCTACATCCCATTAACATTGATCTTGATCCTCtactacaaaatatataaagcagcaAAGACGTTACACCACAAGAGACAAGCAAGTAGGATTGCCAAGGAGGAACTGAATGGTCACCTTTTGGGGAGTGGTGAGAAAAGCATTGGACTGGTCTCCACACCGTACATGCTAGAAAAGTCTTTATCTGATCCATCAATGGACTTTGATAAAATTCATAGCACAGTGAAAAGCCCCAGGTCTGAATTCAAGCATGAGAGATCCTGGAGAAGGCAAAAGATCTCAGGCACAAGAGAACGCAAAGCAGCCACTACCTTGGGATTAATCTTGGGTGCATTTGTAATATGTTGGCTTCCTTTTTTTGTGAAAGAATTGGTTGTTAATGTCTGTGAAAAGTGTAAAATTTCTGAAGAAATGTCAAATTTTTTGACATGGCTTGGATATCTCAATTCCCTTATAAACCCACTGATTTATACAATCTTTAATGAAGACTTCAAGAAAGCATTTCAAAAACTTGTGCGATGTCGATGTtag